Proteins encoded together in one Pseudomonas sp. Seg1 window:
- the secY gene encoding preprotein translocase subunit SecY, which yields MAKQGALSALGKGGMSELWARLRFLFLAIIVYRIGAHIPVPGINPDRLADLFRQNEGTILSLFNMFSGGALERMSIFALGIMPYISASIIMQLMTAVSPQLEQLKKEGEAGRRKISQYTRYGTVVLALVQAIGMSIGLAGQGVAFTGDFGFHFVAVSTFVAGAMFMMWLGEQITERGVGNGISMLIFSGIVAGLPRAIGQSFESARQGDINIFALVAIGLLAVAIIGFVVFIERGQRRIAVHYAKRQQGRKVFAAQTSHLPLKVNMAGVIPAIFASSILLFPASLGAWFGQSEGMGWLQDISQSIAPGQPLNILLFSAGIIFFCFFYTALMFNPKDVAENLKKSGAFIPGIRPGEQSARYIDGVLTRLTMFGALYMTAVCLLPQFLVVAANVPFYLGGTSLLIVVVVVMDFMSQVQSHLVSHQYESLMKKANLKGYGSGMLR from the coding sequence ATGGCTAAGCAAGGTGCTCTCTCTGCGCTCGGCAAAGGCGGTATGTCTGAACTCTGGGCTCGTCTGCGTTTTCTGTTCCTGGCGATTATCGTCTACCGAATAGGCGCACACATCCCGGTTCCAGGTATCAACCCGGACCGACTCGCAGACCTGTTTCGACAGAATGAGGGGACCATTCTTAGCTTGTTCAACATGTTTTCCGGCGGCGCGCTGGAACGGATGAGCATCTTTGCACTGGGGATCATGCCGTACATTTCGGCATCGATCATCATGCAACTGATGACCGCCGTCAGCCCGCAGCTGGAGCAGTTGAAGAAGGAAGGTGAAGCTGGCCGTCGCAAGATTAGCCAGTACACCCGCTACGGCACCGTCGTCCTCGCTCTCGTTCAGGCTATTGGTATGTCCATTGGTCTGGCGGGGCAGGGCGTTGCGTTCACTGGTGACTTTGGCTTCCATTTCGTCGCGGTATCCACATTTGTGGCTGGTGCGATGTTCATGATGTGGCTGGGTGAGCAGATTACTGAGCGTGGTGTAGGCAACGGTATCTCGATGTTGATTTTTTCGGGTATCGTCGCCGGTCTTCCGAGAGCAATCGGGCAGTCTTTCGAGTCTGCGCGTCAGGGTGATATCAACATCTTCGCCTTGGTTGCCATCGGTTTGCTGGCAGTAGCGATTATCGGTTTCGTGGTGTTCATTGAGCGTGGTCAGCGTCGTATTGCTGTTCACTACGCCAAGCGTCAGCAGGGCCGCAAGGTTTTTGCTGCGCAGACAAGCCACTTGCCGCTGAAGGTGAACATGGCCGGTGTTATTCCGGCTATTTTCGCGAGCAGCATTTTGCTGTTCCCGGCTTCGTTGGGTGCCTGGTTTGGTCAGTCTGAAGGTATGGGCTGGTTGCAGGACATCTCGCAGTCGATCGCTCCTGGTCAGCCGTTGAATATTCTGCTGTTTAGTGCAGGGATTATTTTCTTCTGCTTCTTCTATACGGCGTTGATGTTCAATCCGAAAGACGTAGCGGAAAACCTGAAGAAGTCCGGTGCCTTTATTCCGGGCATCCGTCCAGGTGAGCAGTCTGCGCGCTACATTGATGGCGTTCTGACTCGCTTGACCATGTTCGGTGCTCTTTACATGACGGCCGTGTGCCTGTTGCCCCAGTTCCTGGTGGTTGCAGCAAACGTTCCGTTCTACCTTGGCGGGACCTCGTTGCTGATCGTGGTCGTGGTTGTGATGGACTTCATGTCCCAAGTACAATCGCACCTCGTTTCGCACCAGTACGAATCCCTGATGAAGAAAGCCAACCTGAAGGGTTACGGCAGCGGCATGTTGCGCTGA
- the rpmD gene encoding 50S ribosomal protein L30: MATVKVTLIKSMTGRIPNHKLCVKGLGLRRIGHTVEVQDTPENRGMINKAYYMLRVEG, from the coding sequence ATGGCTACCGTTAAAGTAACGCTGATCAAAAGCATGACCGGCCGCATCCCTAACCACAAACTGTGCGTTAAGGGTCTGGGTCTGCGTCGCATCGGTCACACTGTAGAAGTCCAGGATACTCCCGAGAATCGCGGGATGATCAACAAGGCTTACTACATGCTGCGTGTCGAGGGTTAA
- the rplO gene encoding 50S ribosomal protein L15: protein MKLNDLSPAPGSRREKHRPGRGIGSGLGKTGGRGHKGQTSRSGGTIAPGFEGGQQPLHRRLPKFGFVSLKAMDRAEVRLSELAKVEGDIVTVQSLKDANVINVNVQRVKIMLSGEVTRAVTIGKGIGATKGARAAIEAAGGKFEE, encoded by the coding sequence ATGAAACTCAATGATCTGAGTCCAGCGCCGGGTTCCCGTCGCGAAAAGCATCGTCCGGGCCGTGGTATCGGTAGCGGTTTGGGTAAGACTGGTGGCCGTGGTCACAAAGGTCAGACCTCCCGCTCCGGTGGCACCATTGCTCCAGGCTTTGAAGGCGGTCAACAGCCGCTGCATCGTCGCCTGCCTAAGTTCGGTTTCGTTTCCCTGAAAGCCATGGATCGCGCAGAAGTGCGTCTGTCCGAGCTGGCTAAAGTGGAAGGCGACATCGTCACTGTGCAGTCCCTGAAAGATGCCAACGTGATTAACGTCAACGTACAGCGTGTGAAAATCATGCTGTCCGGTGAAGTGACTCGCGCTGTCACTATCGGCAAGGGAATCGGCGCCACCAAAGGTGCGCGTGCGGCTATCGAAGCAGCTGGCGGCAAGTTCGAGGAATAA
- the rpsN gene encoding 30S ribosomal protein S14, giving the protein MAKKSMKNRELKRQLTVAKYATKRAALKAIIVDLNASPEARWEATVALQKQPRDASASRMRNRCRLTGRPHGVYRKFGLGRNKLREAAMRGDVPGLVKASW; this is encoded by the coding sequence ATGGCCAAGAAGAGCATGAAAAACCGTGAGCTGAAGCGTCAGCTCACTGTTGCCAAGTACGCCACCAAGCGTGCAGCGCTGAAAGCTATCATCGTCGATCTGAACGCAAGTCCAGAAGCACGCTGGGAAGCTACCGTAGCTCTGCAGAAGCAACCACGTGACGCAAGCGCTTCGCGCATGCGTAACCGTTGCCGCCTGACTGGTCGTCCGCACGGCGTTTACCGCAAGTTCGGCCTTGGCCGTAACAAGCTGCGTGAAGCTGCAATGCGTGGTGACGTTCCAGGTCTGGTTAAAGCCAGCTGGTAA
- the rplF gene encoding 50S ribosomal protein L6, translating to MSRVAKNPVKLPAGVEVKFAGQQLSVKGAKGTLELNIHSSVEIVEEAGELRFAARNGDQQTRAMAGTTRALVNNMVQGVSQGFERKLQLVGVGYKAQAKGTVLNLALGFSHPVDYELPEGITAETPSQTDILIKGIDKQLVGQVAAEIRDFRPPEPYKGKGVRYADEVVRRKEAKKK from the coding sequence ATGTCTCGCGTCGCTAAGAACCCCGTTAAGCTGCCAGCCGGTGTCGAAGTAAAATTCGCAGGCCAACAGCTTTCGGTGAAGGGTGCCAAGGGTACTCTTGAACTGAACATCCATTCGTCCGTTGAGATCGTTGAAGAAGCTGGTGAGCTGCGTTTCGCTGCTCGCAATGGCGATCAACAAACTCGCGCAATGGCCGGTACCACGCGTGCGTTGGTAAACAACATGGTCCAAGGCGTAAGCCAAGGCTTCGAGCGCAAGCTCCAGCTGGTCGGTGTTGGTTACAAAGCGCAAGCAAAAGGCACGGTTTTGAACCTGGCCCTTGGCTTCTCGCACCCAGTGGATTACGAACTGCCGGAAGGCATCACCGCTGAGACTCCTAGCCAGACCGATATCCTGATCAAGGGCATCGACAAGCAACTGGTAGGTCAAGTGGCTGCTGAGATCCGCGACTTCCGTCCACCAGAGCCGTACAAAGGCAAAGGTGTGCGCTACGCGGACGAAGTTGTCCGTCGTAAAGAAGCCAAGAAGAAGTAG
- the rpsM gene encoding 30S ribosomal protein S13, with product MARIAGVNIPDNKHTVISLTYIYGVGRTTAQKICAVTGVNPAAKIKDLSDEQIEQLRGEVAKFTTEGDLRREINMKIKRLMDLGCYRGLRHRRGLPVRGQRTKTNARTRKGPRKPIRK from the coding sequence ATGGCCCGTATTGCAGGCGTTAACATTCCAGATAACAAGCATACTGTTATCTCGCTGACCTACATCTATGGTGTTGGTCGCACTACTGCGCAGAAGATCTGTGCAGTGACTGGGGTAAACCCAGCAGCAAAGATCAAAGATCTGAGCGACGAGCAAATTGAACAGCTGCGTGGCGAAGTGGCGAAGTTCACCACTGAAGGTGACCTGCGTCGCGAAATCAACATGAAAATCAAGCGCTTGATGGACCTCGGTTGCTATCGCGGTCTGCGTCATCGTCGTGGTCTGCCAGTACGCGGTCAGCGTACCAAGACCAACGCGCGTACCCGTAAAGGTCCGCGTAAGCCGATCCGCAAGTAA
- the rpsK gene encoding 30S ribosomal protein S11, translating into MAKPAARPRKKVKKTVVDGIAHIHASFNNTIVTITDRQGNALSWATSGGSGFRGSRKSTPFAAQVAAERAGQAALEYGLKNLDVNVKGPGPGRESAVRALNGCGYKIASITDVTPIPHNGCRPPKKRRV; encoded by the coding sequence ATGGCAAAACCTGCTGCTCGTCCTCGTAAAAAAGTTAAAAAGACAGTGGTTGATGGCATCGCCCACATCCATGCATCTTTTAACAACACCATCGTGACCATTACCGACCGTCAAGGTAACGCTCTTTCCTGGGCTACCTCCGGTGGTTCGGGTTTCCGCGGTTCCCGCAAGTCCACCCCGTTTGCTGCTCAAGTAGCTGCTGAACGTGCTGGTCAAGCTGCGCTGGAATACGGCCTGAAAAACCTCGACGTTAACGTCAAGGGTCCAGGTCCAGGTCGTGAATCCGCAGTCCGCGCTTTGAACGGCTGTGGCTACAAGATCGCCAGCATCACCGACGTGACGCCAATCCCGCACAACGGGTGCCGTCCGCCGAAGAAGCGCCGCGTGTAA
- the rpoA gene encoding DNA-directed RNA polymerase subunit alpha gives MQISVNEFLTPRHIDVQVVSPTRAKITLEPLERGFGHTLGNALRRILLSSMPGCAVVEAEIDGVLHEYSAIEGVQEDVIEILLNLKGLAIKLHGRDEVTLTLSKKGSGVVTAADIQLDHDVEIVNPDHVIANLASNGALNMKLTVARGRGYEPADSRQSDEDESRSIGRLQLDSSFSPVRRIAYVVENARVEQRTNLDKLVIDLETNGTLDPEEAIRRAATILQQQLAAFVDLKGDSEPVVVEQEDEIDPILLRPVDDLELTVRSANCLKAENIYYIGDLIQRTEVELLKTPNLGKKSLTEIKDVLASRGLSLGMRLDNWPPASLKKDDKATA, from the coding sequence ATGCAGATTTCGGTAAATGAGTTCCTGACACCCCGCCATATTGATGTGCAGGTTGTCAGTCCAACCCGCGCCAAGATCACTCTCGAGCCTCTCGAGCGTGGTTTTGGCCACACCCTGGGCAACGCGCTGCGACGCATCCTGTTGTCCTCAATGCCCGGCTGCGCAGTAGTCGAGGCCGAGATTGACGGTGTGCTCCACGAGTACAGCGCCATCGAAGGTGTACAGGAAGACGTAATTGAAATCCTGTTGAACCTTAAAGGTCTGGCCATCAAGCTGCACGGTCGTGACGAAGTTACGCTGACCTTGTCGAAGAAGGGTTCGGGGGTGGTTACCGCTGCCGATATTCAGCTGGATCATGATGTCGAGATCGTTAATCCCGATCACGTAATCGCTAACCTGGCGTCTAACGGCGCCCTGAACATGAAGCTCACCGTAGCTCGTGGTCGTGGTTATGAACCAGCCGACTCGCGTCAGAGCGATGAAGATGAAAGCCGCAGCATCGGTCGCTTGCAGCTCGACTCTTCGTTCAGCCCGGTTCGCCGTATCGCATACGTGGTGGAAAACGCCCGTGTCGAGCAGCGTACCAACCTGGACAAGCTGGTTATTGATCTGGAAACCAACGGTACTCTGGATCCTGAAGAGGCTATTCGCCGCGCTGCAACCATCCTGCAACAGCAGTTGGCTGCGTTCGTCGACCTCAAAGGTGACAGTGAGCCAGTGGTTGTCGAGCAGGAAGACGAGATCGATCCGATCCTGCTTCGCCCGGTTGACGATCTGGAACTGACTGTACGTTCGGCTAACTGCCTTAAGGCGGAAAACATCTACTACATCGGCGACCTGATTCAGCGTACCGAAGTAGAGCTGTTGAAGACTCCGAACCTGGGCAAGAAATCCTTGACTGAAATCAAGGACGTTCTGGCCTCCCGCGGTCTGTCCCTCGGCATGCGCCTCGACAACTGGCCGCCTGCAAGTCTTAAGAAGGACGACAAGGCGACTGCCTGA
- the rpsD gene encoding 30S ribosomal protein S4 produces MARYIGPKCKLARREGTDLFLKSGVRAIESKCNIEAAPGIHGQRRGRQSDYGTQLREKQKVRRIYGVLERQFSGYYKEAAGKKGATGENLLQLLECRLDNVVYRMGFGSTRAESRQLVSHKSISVNGQTVNVPSYQVRAGDVVAVREKAKNQLRIVQALDLCAQRGRVEWVEVDTEKKSGVFKNVPARSDLSADINESLIVELYSK; encoded by the coding sequence ATGGCTCGTTACATTGGTCCAAAATGCAAACTCGCTCGTCGCGAAGGCACCGATCTCTTCCTGAAGAGCGGCGTGCGCGCGATCGAATCGAAGTGCAACATTGAAGCAGCACCTGGTATCCACGGCCAACGCCGCGGTCGCCAGTCCGATTACGGCACCCAACTGCGTGAAAAGCAGAAGGTCCGTCGTATCTACGGCGTTCTCGAGCGTCAGTTCAGTGGCTACTACAAAGAAGCTGCTGGCAAGAAAGGTGCAACCGGTGAAAACCTGCTGCAACTGCTCGAATGCCGTCTGGACAACGTTGTATACCGTATGGGCTTTGGTTCGACTCGTGCCGAATCCCGTCAGCTGGTATCGCACAAGTCGATCAGCGTTAACGGTCAGACCGTAAACGTTCCGTCGTATCAGGTTCGTGCTGGTGACGTGGTTGCAGTTCGCGAGAAAGCAAAAAACCAACTTCGCATTGTCCAAGCTCTCGATCTGTGTGCCCAACGTGGCCGCGTAGAATGGGTAGAAGTAGACACTGAGAAGAAGTCGGGCGTTTTCAAGAACGTTCCTGCTCGCAGTGATCTGTCCGCCGACATCAACGAAAGCCTGATTGTCGAGCTCTACTCCAAGTAA
- the rpsE gene encoding 30S ribosomal protein S5, protein MSNNDQKRDEGYIEKLVQVNRVAKTVKGGRIFTFTALTVVGDGKGRVGFGRGKSREVPAAIQKAMEAARRNMIQVDLNGTTLQYAMKSAHGASKVYMQPASEGTGIIAGGAMRAVLEVAGVQNVLAKCYGSTNPVNVVHATFKGLKAMQSPESIAAKRGKSVKEIF, encoded by the coding sequence ATGTCAAATAACGACCAAAAGCGCGACGAAGGCTACATCGAGAAGCTGGTTCAAGTTAACCGCGTAGCCAAAACCGTTAAAGGCGGCCGTATCTTCACTTTCACCGCGTTGACCGTGGTTGGTGATGGTAAAGGGCGTGTTGGCTTCGGCCGTGGCAAGTCGCGTGAAGTGCCTGCTGCGATCCAGAAGGCAATGGAAGCTGCTCGCCGCAACATGATTCAAGTTGACCTGAACGGCACCACTCTGCAGTACGCAATGAAGTCCGCTCACGGCGCTTCGAAGGTGTACATGCAGCCTGCTTCTGAAGGTACCGGTATCATCGCTGGTGGCGCTATGCGTGCTGTCCTCGAAGTTGCTGGCGTTCAGAACGTTCTGGCCAAGTGCTACGGCTCGACTAACCCGGTAAACGTGGTTCACGCCACTTTCAAAGGTTTGAAGGCTATGCAGTCTCCTGAATCCATTGCCGCCAAGCGTGGCAAAAGCGTCAAGGAGATCTTCTGA
- the rpmJ gene encoding 50S ribosomal protein L36: protein MKVRASVKKLCRNCKIIRREGVVRVICSAEPRHKQRQG, encoded by the coding sequence ATGAAAGTTCGTGCATCGGTGAAAAAGCTGTGCCGTAACTGCAAGATTATTCGCCGCGAAGGTGTTGTTCGAGTAATTTGCAGCGCGGAACCGCGTCACAAACAGCGCCAAGGCTGA
- the rpsH gene encoding 30S ribosomal protein S8 — protein sequence MSMQDPLADMLTRIRNAQMAEKSVVSMPSSTLKVAVAKVLKDEGYIADFQITTDAKPSLSISLKYFEGRPVIEEVKRVSRPGLRQYKSVEDLPKVRGGLGVSIVSTNKGVMTDRAARAAGVGGEVLCTVF from the coding sequence ATGAGTATGCAGGACCCGTTAGCGGACATGCTAACTCGAATCCGTAATGCCCAGATGGCTGAAAAGTCTGTCGTAAGCATGCCGTCTTCCACGCTGAAGGTGGCTGTAGCAAAAGTCCTGAAGGACGAAGGTTACATCGCGGATTTTCAGATCACCACCGACGCTAAGCCGTCGCTGTCCATCTCGCTGAAGTACTTCGAAGGCCGTCCGGTTATCGAAGAAGTGAAGCGCGTTAGTCGTCCAGGCCTGCGTCAGTACAAGTCCGTTGAAGATCTGCCGAAAGTTCGTGGCGGTCTTGGCGTGTCTATCGTCTCCACCAACAAAGGTGTGATGACGGATCGTGCTGCGCGCGCTGCCGGTGTCGGCGGCGAAGTTCTTTGCACTGTGTTCTAA
- the rplQ gene encoding 50S ribosomal protein L17 → MRHRKSGRHLSRTSSHRKAMFQNMAVSLFEHELIKTTLPKAKELRRVAEPLITLAKTDSLANRRLAFDRTRSKAIVGKLFNDLGKRYATREGGYLRILKCGFRAGDNAPMAYVELVDRATAGEAVSAE, encoded by the coding sequence ATGCGTCATCGTAAAAGTGGTCGTCACCTGAGCCGCACCAGCTCGCACCGCAAGGCCATGTTCCAAAACATGGCGGTGTCGCTGTTCGAGCACGAGCTGATCAAAACTACTCTGCCAAAAGCCAAAGAACTGCGCCGCGTTGCCGAGCCGCTGATCACTCTGGCCAAGACAGACAGCCTGGCTAACCGCCGTCTGGCTTTCGACCGTACTCGTTCGAAAGCTATCGTTGGTAAGCTCTTCAACGACCTGGGCAAGCGTTACGCTACCCGTGAGGGTGGCTACCTGCGCATCCTCAAGTGCGGTTTCCGCGCTGGCGACAACGCGCCTATGGCGTACGTCGAGTTGG
- the rplR gene encoding 50S ribosomal protein L18 → MTDKKVTRLRRARKARLKMHELEVVRLCVFRSSQHIYAQVISADGNKVLASASTLDKELRDGATGNIDAATKVGQLVATRAKAAGVSQVAFDRSGFKYHGRVKALADAAREAGLEF, encoded by the coding sequence ATGACCGACAAAAAAGTTACTCGACTGCGTCGCGCTCGCAAAGCACGCCTGAAAATGCACGAACTCGAAGTCGTGCGTCTCTGCGTGTTCCGCTCGTCGCAGCACATCTACGCCCAGGTCATCTCGGCCGACGGCAACAAAGTCCTGGCAAGCGCCTCGACTTTGGATAAAGAACTGCGTGATGGCGCCACTGGCAACATCGACGCGGCCACAAAGGTTGGCCAGCTGGTCGCTACGCGTGCTAAGGCCGCTGGCGTCTCGCAAGTGGCTTTCGACCGCTCTGGCTTCAAGTATCACGGCCGCGTTAAAGCGCTGGCTGATGCTGCTCGTGAAGCTGGGCTGGAGTTCTAA
- the rplE gene encoding 50S ribosomal protein L5: MARLKEIYWKEIAPKLKEELKLSNVMEVPRVTKITLNMGLGEAVGDKKVIEHAVADLEKITGQKVVVTYARKSIAGFKVREGWPIGVKVTLRRERMYEFLDRLLSISLPRVRDFRGLNAKSFDGRGNYSMGVKEQIIFPEIDYDKIDALRGLDITLTTTAKNDDEGRALLRAFKFPFRN; encoded by the coding sequence GCACCGAAGCTTAAGGAAGAACTTAAGCTTTCGAACGTGATGGAAGTTCCACGCGTTACAAAAATCACCTTGAACATGGGTTTGGGCGAAGCTGTTGGTGACAAAAAAGTCATCGAGCACGCTGTTGCTGACCTGGAAAAGATCACCGGCCAGAAAGTCGTTGTGACCTACGCTCGTAAATCCATCGCTGGCTTTAAAGTCCGCGAAGGATGGCCGATCGGCGTCAAAGTGACCCTGCGCCGTGAGCGTATGTACGAGTTCCTGGATCGTCTGCTGTCGATCTCCCTGCCTCGGGTTCGCGACTTCCGCGGCCTGAATGCCAAGTCCTTCGATGGTCGTGGTAACTACAGCATGGGCGTGAAAGAGCAGATCATTTTCCCGGAAATCGACTACGACAAGATCGATGCTCTCCGCGGTCTGGACATTACCCTGACCACCACTGCCAAGAACGATGATGAAGGCCGCGCTCTGCTGCGTGCTTTCAAATTCCCGTTCCGCAACTGA